The following proteins are encoded in a genomic region of Streptomyces sp. NBC_01723:
- a CDS encoding type III effector protein, with protein MTPADQPSPSRTDAHSPASFLAAAAALDAIDHVLRDAQQAAADVPDAPGPGPEQALASLMLLGQVRERLAGWETGLIETARDAGASWADLAHPLGVASRQAAERRYLRGRPGPAGTTGEERVTATRQARAAERSTATWARSNAADLRRLAGQITALTDLPPAAHRPLGELHAALAHDDPADLIAPLAATRPHLAAAHPGLAARLDTLSPP; from the coding sequence GTGACCCCGGCCGACCAGCCGTCCCCGTCCCGCACCGACGCCCACAGCCCGGCGTCGTTCCTTGCCGCCGCGGCGGCCCTTGATGCCATAGACCACGTCCTGCGCGACGCCCAGCAGGCGGCCGCGGACGTTCCCGACGCCCCCGGCCCCGGGCCGGAGCAGGCGCTGGCCTCCCTGATGCTGCTGGGTCAGGTACGCGAGCGGCTCGCCGGATGGGAGACCGGCCTGATCGAAACGGCCCGCGACGCGGGAGCCAGTTGGGCAGACCTAGCCCACCCCCTCGGCGTCGCCAGCAGGCAGGCCGCCGAGCGCCGCTACCTGCGCGGCCGCCCCGGCCCCGCCGGAACCACCGGCGAAGAGCGTGTGACCGCCACCCGCCAGGCCCGGGCCGCCGAACGGAGCACCGCCACCTGGGCCCGCAGCAACGCGGCAGACCTGCGCCGCCTCGCCGGCCAGATCACCGCACTCACCGACCTCCCCCCCGCCGCCCACCGCCCGCTCGGCGAGCTCCACGCGGCCCTCGCCCACGACGACCCCGCCGACCTCATCGCCCCGTTGGCCGCCACCCGCCCCCACCTGGCCGCCGCCCACCCCGGGCTCGCCGCCCGGCTCGACACCCTGTCACCCCCGTGA
- a CDS encoding glycoside hydrolase family 3 protein, which produces MTTIASGTDTLTQNALTVLQPGFSGTTAPDWLLRRLGEGLASVALFGRNVETPDQVAALTAQLRAEREDVLVAIDEEGGDVTRLEVRTGSSFPGNHALGAVDDVGLTREVAAELGRRLADCGVNFNWAPSADVNSNPDNPVIGVRSFGASTDLVARHTAAYVTGMQSAGVATCTKHFPGHGDTGIDSHHAVPRIDVDAAVLAERDLVPFRAAIAAGSRAVMSAHILAPALDPDRPATLSRRILTDLLRGELGYDGLIVTDGIEMRAISGTYGIERGSALAIAAGADAICVGGGLCDEDTVRRLSDALVEAVRSGELPEERLADAADRVRALSRWTAANRPDARTAGAPDEEVGLRAARRALRVTATEGFGPLTAPPFVAAFTPVANIAVGDETPWGVAAELRRLLPGTETGSFTGPDAGHEALSAAGTRRVVAVVRDEHRHPWMAAALDTLLAARPDTVVVEMGVPRAEPRGSLHLATYGAARVCGRAAAEAVVGI; this is translated from the coding sequence ATGACGACCATCGCCAGCGGCACCGACACACTCACGCAGAACGCGCTCACCGTTCTCCAGCCCGGCTTCTCCGGCACCACCGCCCCCGACTGGCTGCTGCGCCGCCTTGGGGAGGGGCTCGCCTCCGTCGCCCTGTTCGGGCGGAACGTCGAGACGCCCGACCAGGTGGCGGCCCTGACCGCGCAGCTCCGCGCCGAACGCGAGGACGTGCTGGTCGCCATCGACGAGGAGGGCGGCGACGTCACCCGCCTCGAGGTGCGCACCGGCTCCTCCTTCCCCGGCAACCACGCCCTCGGCGCGGTGGACGACGTGGGCCTCACCCGCGAGGTCGCCGCCGAACTGGGCCGCCGGCTCGCGGACTGCGGCGTCAACTTCAACTGGGCGCCGTCCGCCGACGTGAACTCCAACCCGGACAACCCGGTCATCGGCGTACGCTCCTTCGGCGCGAGCACCGACCTGGTCGCCCGGCACACCGCCGCCTACGTCACCGGCATGCAGTCGGCCGGCGTCGCCACCTGCACCAAGCACTTCCCGGGGCACGGGGACACGGGCATCGACTCGCACCACGCCGTGCCGCGCATCGACGTGGACGCCGCGGTGCTGGCCGAACGCGACCTGGTCCCGTTCCGCGCGGCCATCGCCGCCGGCAGCCGCGCGGTGATGAGCGCCCACATCCTGGCCCCGGCCCTGGACCCGGACCGCCCGGCCACGCTCTCCCGCCGCATCCTGACCGACCTGCTCCGCGGTGAGCTGGGTTACGACGGCCTCATCGTCACCGACGGCATCGAGATGCGGGCCATCTCCGGCACCTACGGCATCGAACGCGGCAGCGCCCTGGCCATCGCGGCGGGCGCCGACGCGATCTGCGTGGGCGGCGGCCTCTGCGACGAGGACACCGTGCGGCGGCTGTCCGACGCCCTGGTCGAGGCGGTCCGCTCCGGCGAACTGCCCGAGGAGCGGCTGGCCGACGCGGCCGACCGGGTCCGTGCCCTGTCCCGCTGGACCGCGGCGAACCGCCCGGACGCCCGCACCGCTGGTGCCCCGGACGAGGAGGTGGGCCTGCGCGCGGCCCGCCGTGCCCTGCGCGTCACGGCGACCGAGGGCTTCGGCCCGCTCACGGCGCCGCCGTTCGTGGCCGCCTTCACCCCGGTCGCGAACATCGCGGTCGGCGACGAGACCCCCTGGGGCGTCGCCGCCGAACTCCGCCGTCTGCTCCCGGGCACGGAGACCGGCAGCTTCACCGGACCCGACGCCGGGCACGAGGCACTGTCCGCGGCGGGCACGCGCCGGGTCGTCGCGGTCGTCCGCGACGAGCACCGCCACCCCTGGATGGCGGCGGCCCTCGACACGCTGCTGGCGGCCCGGCCCGACACGGTCGTCGTCGAGATGGGCGTTCCCCGGGCCGAACCCCGCGGCTCCCTCCACCTGGCCACCTACGGAGCGGCCCGCGTCTGCGGCCGGGCGGCGGCGGAGGCGGTCGTCGGAATCTGA
- a CDS encoding GntR family transcriptional regulator — protein MSTDVSSAENEGGATVRTARVPKYYRLKKHLLDMTRTQTPGTPVPPERTLAAEFDTSRTTVRQALQELVVEGRLERIQGKGTFVAKPKVSQALQLTSYTEDMRAQGLEPTSQLLDIGYITADDRLAGLLDITAGGRVLRIERLRMANGEPMAIETTHLSAKRFPALRRSLVKYTSLYTALAEVYDVHLAEAEETIETSLATPREAGLLGTDVGLPMLMLSRHSLDRTGQPVEWVRSVYRGDRYKFVARLKRPQD, from the coding sequence ATGAGCACCGACGTCAGCAGTGCGGAGAACGAGGGTGGGGCGACCGTCCGTACCGCGCGCGTGCCCAAGTACTACCGTCTGAAGAAGCATCTGCTCGACATGACCCGGACACAGACACCGGGCACGCCGGTCCCGCCGGAGCGCACACTGGCCGCCGAGTTCGACACCTCGCGCACCACCGTGCGCCAGGCCCTCCAGGAGCTGGTGGTGGAGGGCCGCCTGGAGCGCATCCAGGGCAAGGGCACCTTCGTCGCCAAGCCCAAGGTGTCCCAGGCGCTGCAACTCACCTCCTACACCGAGGACATGCGGGCCCAGGGCCTCGAACCCACCTCGCAGCTGCTGGACATCGGCTACATCACCGCCGACGACCGGCTCGCCGGCCTCCTCGACATCACGGCCGGTGGACGGGTGCTGCGCATCGAGCGGCTGCGCATGGCCAACGGCGAGCCGATGGCCATCGAGACCACCCACCTGTCGGCGAAACGCTTCCCCGCGCTGCGCCGGTCCCTGGTGAAGTACACGTCCCTGTACACCGCGCTCGCCGAGGTGTACGACGTCCATCTCGCCGAGGCCGAGGAGACCATCGAGACCTCGCTGGCCACCCCGCGCGAGGCCGGCCTGCTCGGCACCGACGTGGGCCTGCCGATGCTGATGCTCTCCCGCCACTCCCTGGACCGCACCGGTCAGCCGGTGGAGTGGGTGCGCTCGGTGTACCGGGGCGACCGCTACAAGTTCGTGGCCCGCCTGAAGCGCCCCCAGGACTAG
- a CDS encoding DUF3311 domain-containing protein, giving the protein MSQAPEVSRGPVVTPVRVVIGLCLVAPFVAMLWVGSYAKTDPTFIGIPFFYWYQMAWVLISTVLTVIAYQLWQRDQRARREGGAK; this is encoded by the coding sequence ATGTCACAAGCCCCGGAAGTGAGCAGAGGCCCGGTGGTGACGCCTGTGCGCGTCGTCATCGGCCTCTGCCTAGTCGCACCGTTCGTCGCCATGCTCTGGGTCGGTTCGTACGCGAAGACGGACCCGACCTTCATCGGCATACCGTTCTTCTACTGGTACCAGATGGCGTGGGTACTCATCTCCACCGTGCTCACGGTGATCGCGTACCAGCTGTGGCAGCGTGACCAGCGCGCCCGCCGGGAAGGCGGGGCCAAATGA
- a CDS encoding carbohydrate ABC transporter permease produces the protein MTVQTERPPSGPADVRKADGGGSGGPRTRAASRAGALAPYLLLLPAVAASVLLLGWPLLKDVLLSFQNLNMAQLIQHVTEWNGVENYKETLTSEQFWRVTLRSILFTAANVALIMVLGTLIGLLLARLGRRMRFTLLIGLVLAWAMPVVAATTVYQWLFATRYGVVNWVLDKLGWHSMADYSWTSSQMSTFFVVTLLIVWMSIPFVAINLYAATTTIPGELYEAASLDGAGVWRSFTTVTMPFLRPFLYATTFLEIIWVFKAFVQVYTFNEGGPDRLTEILPVYAYVEGVGNQHYGMGAAIAVLTILILLGLTAYYLRIVLKQEEDEL, from the coding sequence ATGACCGTGCAGACCGAACGGCCGCCCTCGGGCCCGGCGGACGTCCGCAAGGCGGACGGCGGGGGATCCGGCGGACCGAGAACGAGAGCCGCGTCGCGCGCCGGCGCCCTCGCCCCGTACCTGTTGCTGCTGCCCGCCGTCGCGGCCTCCGTGCTGCTGCTCGGCTGGCCGCTGCTGAAGGACGTCCTGCTGTCCTTCCAGAACCTCAACATGGCGCAGCTGATCCAGCACGTCACCGAGTGGAACGGCGTCGAGAACTACAAGGAGACCCTCACCAGCGAGCAGTTCTGGCGGGTCACCCTCCGCTCGATCCTCTTCACCGCGGCCAACGTCGCCCTGATCATGGTCCTCGGCACCCTGATCGGCCTGCTCCTCGCCCGCCTCGGCAGGCGGATGCGGTTCACCCTGCTGATCGGCCTGGTGCTGGCCTGGGCGATGCCCGTGGTGGCCGCCACCACCGTCTACCAGTGGCTCTTCGCCACCCGTTACGGCGTCGTCAACTGGGTCCTGGACAAGCTCGGCTGGCACTCCATGGCCGACTACAGCTGGACCAGCAGCCAGATGTCGACGTTCTTCGTCGTCACCCTGCTGATCGTCTGGATGTCCATCCCGTTCGTCGCGATCAACCTGTACGCGGCGACCACCACCATCCCGGGAGAGCTCTACGAGGCCGCGTCGCTCGACGGCGCCGGCGTCTGGCGGAGCTTCACCACGGTCACCATGCCGTTCCTGCGCCCCTTCCTCTACGCCACGACCTTCCTGGAGATCATCTGGGTCTTCAAGGCGTTCGTGCAGGTCTACACCTTCAACGAGGGCGGCCCGGACCGGCTCACCGAGATCCTGCCCGTGTACGCCTACGTCGAGGGCGTCGGCAACCAGCACTACGGCATGGGTGCGGCGATCGCCGTCCTGACCATCCTGATCCTGCTCGGCCTGACCGCCTACTACCTCAGGATCGTGCTCAAGCAAGAGGAGGACGAGCTGTGA
- a CDS encoding Hsp20/alpha crystallin family protein has protein sequence MLMRTDPFRELDRLTQQLMGPGTWSRPAAMPMDAYREGDEYVVAFDLPGVSADAIDINVERNMLTVKAERRPVAKADDVQMELSERPLGAFSRQIVLADTLDTERIQADYDAGVLTLRIPIAERAKPRKISIGIGTGRKEISG, from the coding sequence ATGTTGATGCGCACTGATCCCTTCCGTGAGCTGGACCGGCTGACGCAGCAGCTGATGGGTCCGGGCACCTGGTCGAGGCCGGCGGCGATGCCGATGGACGCCTACCGCGAGGGCGACGAGTACGTGGTGGCCTTCGACCTGCCCGGCGTCAGCGCGGACGCGATCGACATCAACGTCGAGCGGAACATGCTGACGGTCAAGGCCGAGCGCCGACCGGTGGCGAAGGCCGACGACGTTCAGATGGAACTGTCCGAGCGGCCGCTGGGTGCCTTCTCCCGCCAGATCGTGCTCGCCGACACCCTCGACACCGAGCGCATCCAGGCCGACTACGACGCGGGCGTGCTGACCCTGCGCATCCCGATCGCCGAGCGCGCCAAGCCCCGCAAGATCTCCATCGGCATCGGGACCGGCCGCAAGGAGATCTCCGGCTGA
- a CDS encoding carbohydrate ABC transporter permease produces MKRSLFGRVWPNATAVVLFIGFVFPVYWMFATALKPRGDILADNPVWFPTDITFEHFETATGADHFWTYVTNSLTVTICAVVFSLIIALAGSFALARMRFRGRRGFIIGFMLAQMAPWEVMVIAMYMIVRDASMLNSLVPLTLFYMMMILPFTILTLRGFVAAVPKELEESAMVDGCTRAQAFRRVILPLLAPGLMSTSLFGFITAWNEFALVLVLNKDTEAKTLPLWLSSFQTQFGDDWGATMAASSLFAVPILILFVFLQRKAVSGLTAGAVKG; encoded by the coding sequence GTGAAGCGCTCGCTCTTCGGCCGCGTCTGGCCCAACGCCACGGCGGTCGTCCTGTTCATCGGCTTCGTCTTCCCCGTGTACTGGATGTTCGCCACGGCCCTCAAGCCGCGGGGCGACATCCTCGCCGACAACCCGGTGTGGTTCCCGACCGACATCACCTTCGAGCACTTCGAGACCGCGACGGGCGCCGACCACTTCTGGACGTACGTCACCAACTCGCTCACGGTGACCATCTGCGCGGTCGTCTTCTCCCTGATCATCGCGCTGGCCGGGTCCTTCGCCCTGGCGCGGATGCGGTTCAGGGGGCGGCGCGGCTTCATCATCGGCTTCATGCTGGCCCAGATGGCGCCCTGGGAAGTCATGGTCATCGCGATGTACATGATCGTGCGGGACGCGTCGATGCTGAACAGCCTCGTGCCGCTCACGCTCTTCTACATGATGATGATCCTGCCCTTCACCATCCTGACGCTGCGCGGCTTCGTCGCCGCGGTGCCCAAGGAGCTGGAGGAGTCCGCGATGGTCGACGGCTGCACCCGCGCCCAGGCGTTCCGCCGGGTCATCCTGCCGCTGCTCGCGCCGGGCCTGATGTCCACCTCGCTGTTCGGCTTCATCACCGCCTGGAACGAGTTCGCCCTCGTCCTGGTCCTCAACAAGGACACCGAGGCCAAGACGCTGCCGCTGTGGCTGTCCAGCTTCCAGACCCAGTTCGGCGACGACTGGGGTGCGACCATGGCCGCGTCGTCCCTCTTCGCCGTCCCGATCCTGATCCTCTTCGTCTTCCTCCAGCGCAAGGCCGTCAGTGGCCTGACCGCCGGCGCCGTGAAGGGATAA
- a CDS encoding extracellular solute-binding protein, with amino-acid sequence MKRKLIAAIGIAGMMVSIAACGGDSGDDGKKAGADGYAGETLTVWVMDGSSPDQWQKDVAAAFEKKTKAKVKFEVQTWNGIQQKLTTALSEENPPDVFEIGNTQTPAYAKTGGLADLADLKSSIGTDWSESLNESAVFDGKQYAAPWFVVNRVVVYNKKVWADAGIKELPKTRDEFYADLKTIGDKTDAEPIYLPGQNWYHFVGLAIGEGAELVKKDGDKYVSNLADPKVAAAMETYKKFQSLSKAPKDKDEATPQQGEVFAKGKTGAFIGMGWEAGIAIETDPAIEKDLGYFTIPGATAEKPEGVFLGGSNLAVAAGSKKQELAKEFLKVTLSDEFEGALAKANGVIPNKDSLQSNLKGNAAAEAAAPAAGGGGTTPLIPEWAAVENAPNPIKTYMTAVLNGKSTAEAAKQVEEEFNKRLSQQQ; translated from the coding sequence GTGAAGCGCAAGCTGATAGCCGCGATCGGTATCGCGGGCATGATGGTCTCGATCGCGGCGTGCGGGGGCGACAGCGGCGACGACGGCAAGAAGGCCGGGGCGGACGGTTACGCCGGCGAGACGCTCACCGTGTGGGTGATGGACGGGTCCTCGCCGGACCAGTGGCAGAAGGACGTGGCGGCCGCCTTCGAGAAGAAGACGAAGGCGAAGGTCAAGTTCGAGGTCCAGACGTGGAACGGTATTCAGCAGAAGCTGACGACCGCCCTGTCCGAGGAGAACCCGCCGGACGTCTTCGAGATCGGCAACACCCAGACGCCGGCCTACGCGAAGACCGGTGGTCTCGCCGACCTGGCCGACCTGAAGAGCTCGATCGGCACGGACTGGTCCGAGTCCCTGAACGAGTCCGCCGTCTTCGACGGCAAGCAGTACGCCGCCCCGTGGTTCGTGGTCAACCGCGTGGTGGTCTACAACAAGAAGGTCTGGGCGGACGCGGGCATCAAGGAACTGCCCAAGACCCGCGACGAGTTCTACGCCGACCTCAAGACGATCGGTGACAAGACCGACGCCGAGCCCATCTACCTGCCGGGCCAGAACTGGTACCACTTCGTCGGCCTCGCGATCGGCGAGGGCGCGGAGCTGGTCAAGAAGGACGGCGACAAGTACGTCTCCAACCTGGCGGACCCGAAGGTCGCCGCGGCCATGGAGACCTACAAGAAGTTCCAGTCCCTCTCCAAGGCGCCCAAGGACAAGGACGAGGCCACCCCGCAGCAGGGTGAGGTCTTCGCCAAGGGCAAGACCGGCGCCTTCATCGGCATGGGCTGGGAAGCCGGCATCGCGATCGAGACCGACCCGGCGATCGAGAAGGACCTCGGCTACTTCACCATCCCGGGTGCGACGGCGGAGAAGCCCGAGGGCGTCTTTCTCGGCGGTTCCAACCTGGCCGTCGCCGCGGGCAGCAAGAAGCAGGAGCTGGCCAAGGAGTTCCTGAAGGTCACGCTCTCCGACGAGTTCGAGGGCGCCCTGGCCAAGGCCAACGGCGTCATCCCGAACAAGGACTCGCTCCAGTCCAACCTGAAGGGCAACGCCGCCGCCGAGGCCGCCGCGCCCGCCGCCGGTGGCGGTGGCACCACGCCGCTGATCCCGGAGTGGGCCGCGGTCGAGAACGCGCCCAACCCGATCAAGACCTACATGACCGCCGTGCTCAACGGCAAGAGCACCGCCGAGGCGGCCAAGCAGGTCGAGGAAGAGTTCAACAAGCGCCTGTCGCAGCAGCAGTAA
- a CDS encoding SDR family NAD(P)-dependent oxidoreductase: MGALAGRTALVTGASRGIGRGIAERLGRDGARVAVHYGRNEGAAKDTAAEIEAAGGSAFTIGADLRSPGAAEALWEEFDRHADGLDILVNNAGIGSTHPIAEIDEEEYDAVFAVNVKAPFFLLKHGLGRLRDGGRVINVSSGLARTAVMPDNVAYAMTKGALDVLSRDLSKVLGARGITVNSVAPGIIDTDNTAELLHGSAEGWDRAAALSALGGVGTPSEVADVVAFLASHEGRWVTGSWVDATGGSLT, translated from the coding sequence ATGGGCGCGCTTGCGGGCAGGACAGCTCTCGTCACGGGAGCGAGCAGGGGCATCGGACGCGGGATCGCCGAGCGGCTGGGGCGTGACGGCGCCCGGGTCGCGGTGCACTACGGGAGGAACGAGGGGGCGGCGAAGGACACGGCGGCCGAGATCGAGGCGGCGGGCGGCTCGGCGTTCACGATCGGGGCGGACCTGCGCTCCCCCGGGGCCGCCGAGGCGCTGTGGGAGGAGTTCGACCGGCACGCCGACGGACTGGACATCCTGGTGAACAACGCGGGGATCGGCAGCACGCACCCGATCGCGGAGATAGACGAGGAGGAGTACGACGCGGTCTTCGCGGTCAATGTGAAGGCGCCGTTCTTCCTGCTCAAGCACGGCCTGGGGCGACTGCGCGACGGAGGCAGGGTCATCAACGTCTCCTCGGGACTGGCCCGCACCGCCGTGATGCCGGACAACGTGGCCTACGCGATGACGAAGGGCGCGCTGGACGTGCTCTCGCGCGACCTCTCCAAGGTGCTGGGCGCCCGGGGCATCACGGTGAACTCGGTGGCCCCCGGCATCATCGACACGGACAACACGGCCGAGTTGCTGCACGGCAGCGCGGAGGGCTGGGACCGGGCGGCGGCCCTCTCCGCGCTGGGCGGGGTGGGGACGCCGTCGGAGGTGGCCGACGTGGTGGCGTTCCTCGCCTCGCACGAGGGCCGGTGGGTCACCGGAAGCTGGGTCGACGCGACGGGAGGTTCCCTGACGTGA
- the nagB gene encoding glucosamine-6-phosphate deaminase, whose amino-acid sequence MEVVIVPDAKAGGELIAEAMAQLLRRKPDALLGVATGSTPLPVYEALAAKVRSGAVDTARARIAQLDEYVGLPAEHPESYRSVLRREVLEPLGIGMDAFTGPDGTAADVQAACEEYDQALSGAGGVDLQLLGIGTDGHIGFNEPCSSLASRTRIKTLTEQTRVDNARFFDGDIEQVPHHVITQGIGTILEARHVVLLATGEGKADAVAASVEGPVAAVCPASALQLHPHATVVVDEAAASKLKLADYFRHTYAHKPEWQGI is encoded by the coding sequence GTGGAAGTTGTCATCGTTCCCGATGCCAAGGCGGGCGGCGAACTCATAGCCGAGGCCATGGCGCAGCTGCTCCGGCGCAAGCCCGACGCCCTGCTCGGGGTGGCCACCGGTTCCACGCCGCTGCCCGTGTACGAGGCGCTGGCGGCCAAGGTGCGCTCGGGTGCCGTGGACACCGCGCGGGCGCGGATCGCCCAGCTCGACGAGTACGTGGGGCTGCCGGCGGAGCACCCGGAGTCGTACCGCTCGGTGCTGCGGCGCGAGGTGCTCGAACCGCTCGGGATCGGCATGGACGCGTTCACGGGCCCCGACGGCACGGCCGCGGACGTCCAGGCGGCGTGCGAGGAGTACGACCAGGCGCTGAGCGGGGCCGGCGGGGTCGACCTCCAGCTGCTGGGCATCGGCACCGACGGACACATCGGCTTCAACGAACCGTGCTCCTCGCTGGCCTCCCGGACCAGGATCAAGACGCTCACCGAGCAGACCCGCGTCGACAACGCGCGCTTCTTCGACGGCGACATCGAGCAGGTGCCGCACCACGTGATCACGCAGGGCATCGGCACCATCCTGGAGGCGCGGCACGTGGTGCTGCTCGCCACCGGTGAGGGCAAGGCGGACGCGGTCGCCGCGAGCGTCGAGGGCCCGGTCGCGGCCGTGTGCCCGGCCTCCGCACTGCAGTTGCACCCGCACGCCACGGTCGTCGTCGACGAGGCCGCCGCTTCCAAGCTGAAGCTCGCCGACTACTTCCGGCACACCTACGCCCACAAGCCGGAGTGGCAGGGCATCTGA
- a CDS encoding DUF2267 domain-containing protein → MITDVRVPSEHQQPYGTAYEQMLEKVRYEGAYPTIERADEAVRLVLSGLGRRLTGDERVDLAACLPQEAARVLTAQIPDTRPLTGWAFVKDLAARSGASLATTRWDTGSVFAAVAAHAGPDLITRILHQLPTGYALLFGRAELKRAA, encoded by the coding sequence GTGATCACCGACGTGCGCGTACCGTCTGAGCACCAGCAGCCGTACGGGACGGCGTACGAGCAGATGCTGGAGAAGGTCCGCTACGAAGGCGCGTACCCCACCATCGAGAGAGCCGACGAAGCCGTCCGCCTGGTCCTCTCGGGGCTGGGACGCCGGCTGACCGGCGACGAACGCGTCGACCTGGCCGCCTGCCTGCCCCAGGAGGCCGCGCGTGTCCTGACCGCGCAGATCCCCGACACCCGGCCGCTGACCGGATGGGCCTTCGTCAAGGACCTCGCCGCCCGCTCCGGGGCCTCCCTGGCCACCACCCGCTGGGACACCGGCTCCGTCTTCGCCGCCGTCGCCGCCCACGCCGGCCCCGACCTCATCACCCGCATCCTGCACCAGCTCCCCACCGGCTACGCGCTGCTGTTCGGCCGGGCCGAACTGAAGCGCGCCGCGTAG
- a CDS encoding TetR/AcrR family transcriptional regulator: MVSRERGGESGDGQGEGQGAGRGGKGVRSGAPTRAAAGRGRGRPRSFDRATALEAALMAFWERGYEATSVSDLTRVMDIGAPSLYRAFGDKRSLFEEVVREYGVRYGSFGDRALAEESTARAGIERMLREAADEYTAPGRPHGCLVVHAAANCSTPEVEESLRVRRNANIAAIESRISADVAAGVLPPDTDAAALARHAGAMIQGMSQQARDGASRTELEALVEIALAVWPRG; encoded by the coding sequence ATGGTGAGCAGGGAGCGCGGCGGCGAGAGCGGTGACGGGCAGGGCGAGGGACAGGGCGCCGGGCGGGGCGGGAAGGGCGTGCGGTCCGGGGCGCCGACTCGGGCCGCCGCCGGCAGGGGCCGCGGACGCCCTCGCTCCTTCGACCGCGCGACGGCGCTGGAGGCGGCCCTCATGGCCTTCTGGGAGCGCGGCTACGAGGCCACCTCCGTCTCCGACCTCACGCGGGTCATGGACATCGGCGCCCCGAGCCTCTACAGAGCCTTCGGCGACAAGCGCTCGCTCTTCGAGGAGGTCGTCCGGGAGTACGGCGTGCGGTACGGCTCCTTCGGCGACCGCGCGCTCGCCGAGGAGTCGACCGCCCGTGCGGGGATAGAGAGGATGCTGCGCGAGGCCGCCGACGAGTACACGGCCCCCGGCCGTCCGCACGGCTGCCTCGTCGTCCACGCCGCCGCCAACTGCTCGACCCCCGAGGTGGAGGAGTCCCTGCGGGTGCGGCGCAACGCCAACATCGCCGCGATCGAGAGCCGGATCTCGGCCGACGTGGCCGCTGGCGTACTGCCGCCGGACACCGACGCCGCCGCCCTGGCCCGGCACGCCGGCGCGATGATCCAGGGCATGTCCCAACAGGCGCGCGACGGCGCGAGCCGGACGGAACTGGAGGCGCTGGTGGAAATTGCCCTGGCGGTCTGGCCCCGCGGGTGA